In a genomic window of Staphylococcus taiwanensis:
- the menB gene encoding 1,4-dihydroxy-2-naphthoyl-CoA synthase gives MTRQWETLREYDEIKYEFYEGIAKVTINRPEVRNAFTPKTVAEMIDAFSRARDDQNISVIILTGEGDKAFCSGGDQKKRGHGGYVGEDQIPRLNVLDLQRLIRVIPKPVIAMVRGYAIGGGNVLNVVCDLTIAADNAIFGQTGPKVGSFDAGYGSGYLARIVGHKKAREIWYLCRQYNAQEALDMGLVNTVVPLDQVEDETVQWCKDIMKHSPTALRFLKAAMNADTDGLAGLQQMAGDATLLYYTTDEAKEGRDAFKEKRDPDFDQFPKFP, from the coding sequence ATGACTAGACAGTGGGAAACACTTAGAGAATATGATGAAATTAAATATGAATTCTATGAAGGAATCGCAAAAGTAACAATTAATCGCCCTGAGGTACGTAATGCATTTACACCTAAAACAGTGGCTGAAATGATTGATGCTTTCAGTCGTGCACGTGATGATCAAAACATCTCTGTAATTATCTTAACTGGTGAAGGAGACAAAGCATTTTGTTCAGGCGGAGATCAAAAAAAACGTGGACATGGTGGTTATGTAGGTGAAGACCAAATCCCTCGTTTAAATGTATTAGATTTACAACGTTTAATCCGTGTCATTCCTAAACCGGTTATCGCTATGGTAAGAGGTTATGCCATCGGTGGTGGTAACGTATTAAACGTCGTTTGTGACTTAACAATTGCTGCTGATAATGCAATTTTCGGACAAACAGGTCCTAAAGTAGGTTCATTTGATGCTGGTTACGGTTCTGGTTACTTAGCAAGAATCGTTGGCCATAAAAAAGCGCGTGAAATTTGGTACTTATGTCGCCAATATAATGCACAAGAAGCTTTAGATATGGGCTTAGTTAATACAGTTGTACCTTTAGACCAAGTAGAAGATGAAACAGTTCAATGGTGTAAAGACATTATGAAACATTCTCCAACTGCTTTACGTTTCTTAAAAGCTGCAATGAATGCTGATACAGACGGTTTAGCTGGTTTACAACAAATGGCTGGAGACGCTACATTATTGTACTACACAACTGATGAAGCAAAAGAAGGTCGTGACGCGTTTAAAGAAAAACGTGATCCAGACTTCGATCAATTCCCTAAATTCCCATAA
- the menH gene encoding 2-succinyl-6-hydroxy-2,4-cyclohexadiene-1-carboxylate synthase, whose translation MLHYNFHKSSTETNQLLVLLHGFISDSRTYDSHLDAFSKETNVLTIDLPGHGKDETSMSNVWDFPFLAQQLDMVLEQYSDYQMTLLGYSMGGRIALYYALYGKQPLASLILESTSPGIKDEDNRLERQQIDAARAKVLDIAGLEIFVNDWEKLPLFYTQYDLDKDKKKAIRDMRMSQNPNTLAKALRDYGTGHMPNLWDEIKTIDIPCLILVGELDKKFVNTGQAMKENIKNSHVHRFPEVGHTIHVEDEAEFDTIVIGFLKEEQND comes from the coding sequence ATGTTACATTATAATTTTCATAAATCATCTACTGAAACCAATCAATTATTAGTTTTATTACATGGTTTCATAAGTGATAGTCGTACTTATGATAGCCATCTTGATGCCTTTTCAAAAGAGACTAATGTCTTAACTATTGATTTGCCAGGACATGGTAAAGATGAGACTTCAATGTCTAATGTTTGGGATTTCCCATTTTTAGCACAACAATTAGACATGGTGCTTGAACAATATAGTGATTATCAAATGACTTTATTAGGTTATTCAATGGGTGGAAGGATTGCACTTTATTATGCACTATATGGTAAACAACCATTAGCAAGCTTAATATTAGAAAGTACTTCTCCCGGCATTAAAGATGAAGATAATAGATTAGAACGCCAACAAATAGACGCTGCACGAGCGAAGGTATTAGATATTGCTGGTTTAGAAATCTTTGTTAACGATTGGGAAAAATTGCCTTTATTTTATACCCAATATGACTTAGATAAAGATAAGAAGAAAGCGATACGTGACATGCGTATGTCACAAAATCCTAATACATTAGCAAAAGCCTTACGTGACTATGGTACAGGACATATGCCAAATTTATGGGATGAAATTAAAACCATTGACATACCATGTCTTATTCTAGTGGGAGAATTAGATAAAAAATTTGTTAACACTGGACAAGCTATGAAAGAAAATATAAAAAATAGTCATGTACATCGTTTTCCGGAAGTTGGACATACAATTCACGTGGAAGATGAAGCGGAATTTGATACAATAGTAATAGGTTTTTTAAAGGAGGAGCAAAATGACTAG
- the menD gene encoding 2-succinyl-5-enolpyruvyl-6-hydroxy-3-cyclohexene-1-carboxylic-acid synthase: MMNHNEALTKQVFTFASELYAYGVREVVISPGSRSTPLAIAFEAHPNIKTWVHPDERSAAFFALGLIKGSERPVAILCTSGTAAANYTPAIAESQISRIPLIVLTSDRPHELRSVGAPQAINQVNMFENYVNYQFDMPVADDSEQMTDTIYYQMQIASQYLYGPHRGPIHFNLPFREPLTPDLEKVDWLTSYHKTLPHYQKNINVQDISGILKEKKGLIIVGDMQHQAVDQILTYATIHDLPILADPLSQLRKYNHPNVITTYDLYYRAGLDLDVDFIIRVGKPVISKKLNQWLKRTTAFQILVQNNDKIDVFPTPPSISYEISANDFFRNLIEEGTIDRKNWIETWQTLEKQGRQLIDKHTSQATDEAAYVNLLIEKLSKDDAIFVSNSMPVRDIDNLLFNSEVEVYANRGANGIDGVVSTAVGMAVHKNITLLIGDLAFYHDMNGLLMAKLNHIHLNIVLLNNDGGGIFSYLPQKSSADAYFERLFGTPTGLNFEYTALLYDFTFKRFNAVTDFAQEKLSHMSSHIYEIMTNRDDNLAQHQILYKKLSGILNVTL; the protein is encoded by the coding sequence ATAATGAATCATAATGAAGCTTTAACGAAACAAGTATTTACATTTGCTTCCGAATTATACGCATATGGTGTTCGTGAAGTCGTGATTAGTCCAGGATCGCGATCAACGCCGTTAGCGATTGCTTTTGAGGCACACCCTAATATTAAGACATGGGTTCATCCGGATGAACGCAGTGCTGCCTTTTTTGCTTTAGGTTTAATAAAAGGAAGCGAAAGACCAGTAGCAATCTTATGTACTTCAGGTACTGCAGCAGCCAACTATACACCTGCAATTGCGGAAAGCCAAATTAGTCGTATACCACTAATTGTATTAACGAGTGACCGACCACATGAACTTAGAAGTGTAGGTGCACCTCAAGCAATTAATCAGGTTAATATGTTTGAGAATTACGTTAATTATCAATTTGATATGCCAGTTGCAGATGATAGTGAACAAATGACAGACACTATTTATTATCAAATGCAGATAGCAAGTCAGTATTTATATGGACCACACCGTGGACCTATTCATTTTAATTTACCGTTTAGAGAACCATTGACGCCAGACCTTGAAAAAGTAGATTGGCTTACGTCTTATCATAAAACGTTACCACATTATCAAAAAAATATTAATGTGCAAGATATTAGTGGCATTTTAAAAGAAAAAAAAGGTCTGATCATCGTAGGTGACATGCAACATCAAGCTGTTGACCAAATATTAACTTATGCCACTATACATGATTTACCAATACTTGCAGATCCATTAAGTCAGTTGCGTAAATACAATCATCCTAATGTAATCACAACCTATGATCTGTATTATCGAGCTGGTCTTGACTTAGACGTAGACTTTATTATTCGAGTTGGTAAACCAGTCATTTCCAAGAAATTGAATCAATGGCTTAAACGCACAACTGCTTTCCAAATATTGGTTCAAAATAACGATAAAATTGATGTGTTTCCGACGCCGCCAAGTATTTCTTATGAAATTTCAGCGAATGACTTCTTTAGAAATTTAATTGAAGAGGGTACAATTGATAGAAAAAATTGGATAGAAACTTGGCAAACATTAGAGAAACAAGGACGTCAATTAATCGACAAACATACGTCGCAAGCAACTGATGAGGCAGCTTATGTTAACTTACTTATCGAAAAATTATCAAAAGATGATGCTATATTTGTAAGTAATAGTATGCCTGTACGAGATATAGATAATCTATTATTTAATAGTGAAGTAGAAGTTTATGCAAATCGTGGTGCTAATGGCATTGATGGTGTGGTATCAACAGCAGTTGGTATGGCAGTACACAAGAATATCACATTATTAATTGGAGATTTAGCGTTCTATCATGACATGAATGGGTTACTCATGGCGAAATTAAACCATATTCACTTGAATATTGTATTGCTTAATAATGATGGCGGAGGTATCTTTTCATATTTACCTCAAAAATCTTCAGCAGATGCGTATTTTGAGCGCTTATTTGGTACACCTACTGGTTTAAACTTTGAATATACAGCGTTACTATATGATTTTACATTTAAACGTTTCAATGCTGTGACTGATTTTGCTCAAGAAAAATTATCGCATATGAGTTCACATATCTATGAAATTATGACCAATCGAGATGATAATTTAGCACAACATCAAATTTTATATAAGAAATTGAGTGGTATTTTAAATGTTACATTATAA
- a CDS encoding isochorismate synthase produces MAANLKEDDIIESIYESNKNWVSVEVKIDKVFSPDELFYLTDDQAGDRFYFRLNDNTSSFFGYHAIQRVKNNFENKQSIFREWEKFKNDIELIHPETEKHHLKVVGGFQFSSHKSDDEWREFGINHFVVPEVLISTINNQTLLTYTVERLKFDMEELKKIVSYFEDTHVDMSEHIETIGNIKRMEDIYKDEWKELVSDAIAQLDDNKKIVLARRRLIRFDKPISIPYVLNRALKNEKNSYIFILESNESVFFSQTPEQLLKVDNGVLSTKAVAGTIKRSQNLEEDEKNIQAFLQDKKNLGEHDFVVRSILHDIEPYVEDIEYNETPNILKNDHMYHLYTQIKGNLISNSYIGLIDHLHPTPALGGYPKDEAVNFIEENEFGTRGLYGAPVGYIDMNDDCEFIVAIRSMLIKQNQTTLFAGCGIVKDSDPDSELAETAVKFSPMMNALGVVDNNES; encoded by the coding sequence ATGGCTGCGAACTTAAAAGAAGACGATATAATTGAGTCAATTTATGAAAGTAATAAAAATTGGGTTTCTGTTGAAGTAAAAATAGATAAAGTATTTTCACCTGATGAGTTGTTTTATTTAACAGATGATCAAGCTGGGGACCGCTTTTATTTTCGTTTGAACGATAACACGTCTTCATTTTTCGGCTATCATGCAATTCAAAGAGTTAAAAATAACTTTGAAAATAAACAATCTATCTTTCGTGAGTGGGAAAAGTTCAAGAATGATATTGAATTAATACATCCCGAAACAGAAAAACATCATCTGAAAGTTGTTGGTGGCTTCCAATTCTCAAGCCATAAATCAGATGATGAATGGCGTGAGTTTGGAATCAATCATTTTGTCGTACCGGAAGTATTAATTTCCACTATCAATAATCAAACATTGCTCACATATACAGTTGAAAGATTGAAATTTGATATGGAAGAATTGAAAAAAATTGTTTCTTATTTTGAAGATACACACGTGGATATGTCAGAACATATTGAAACGATAGGTAATATTAAGCGAATGGAAGATATATATAAAGATGAATGGAAAGAACTTGTTAGTGATGCTATCGCTCAACTTGATGATAATAAAAAAATTGTTCTCGCAAGACGTCGTTTGATAAGATTCGACAAACCAATCAGTATTCCGTACGTACTTAATAGAGCACTTAAAAATGAAAAAAATAGTTATATATTTATCTTAGAGTCAAATGAATCTGTATTCTTCTCACAAACGCCAGAACAATTACTTAAAGTTGATAATGGTGTTTTATCAACAAAGGCAGTTGCAGGGACTATCAAACGTTCACAAAATCTCGAAGAAGACGAAAAAAACATTCAAGCATTTTTACAAGATAAAAAGAATTTAGGAGAACATGACTTCGTCGTTAGAAGTATTTTACATGATATAGAACCGTACGTTGAAGATATTGAATATAATGAGACACCTAATATTTTGAAAAATGATCATATGTATCACCTTTATACTCAAATTAAAGGTAATTTAATTAGTAATTCTTATATTGGATTAATTGACCATTTGCATCCAACACCTGCGTTAGGGGGGTATCCTAAAGATGAAGCGGTTAATTTTATTGAAGAAAATGAATTCGGAACGCGTGGTCTTTATGGTGCACCGGTGGGATATATCGATATGAATGATGATTGTGAATTTATAGTGGCCATTCGTTCAATGTTAATTAAGCAGAATCAAACCACATTATTTGCAGGTTGTGGCATAGTTAAAGATTCTGACCCTGATAGTGAATTAGCTGAAACAGCAGTTAAATTTTCACCAATGATGAATGCTTTAGGAGTAGTGGATAATAATGAATCATAA
- a CDS encoding 1,4-dihydroxy-2-naphthoate polyprenyltransferase encodes MADQYQQYSTVRKYWHLMRPHTLTAAVVPVLVGTATAKLFLLGSQDNIKFTLFLAMLIACLLIQAATNMFNEYYDFKKGLDDHTSVGIGGAIVRNGMSPKLVMNLAIAFYVIAALLGIFLAANTSFWIIPVGIVCMAIGYLYTGGPMPISWTPFGELFSGLFMGMIIILLAFFIQTGNLNSLAVWISIPIVITIGLINMANNIRDRVKDKASGRKTLPILLGKKASITFMAAMYILAYVIVIYIALFVSGGSLFYLLVLFSFPMPVKAIRRFKKNDTPASMMPAMAATGKTNTIFGILYALGIYISAILGGI; translated from the coding sequence ATGGCAGATCAATATCAACAATATTCTACTGTTAGAAAATATTGGCACTTAATGCGACCTCATACACTAACTGCTGCAGTAGTACCTGTTTTAGTAGGTACGGCAACTGCTAAACTTTTTTTATTAGGCAGTCAAGATAACATTAAATTCACATTATTTCTTGCAATGTTAATCGCTTGTTTACTCATTCAAGCGGCAACAAATATGTTTAATGAATACTACGACTTTAAAAAAGGTTTAGATGACCATACGTCCGTGGGTATCGGTGGTGCTATAGTTAGAAATGGTATGAGTCCTAAACTTGTCATGAATCTAGCAATTGCGTTTTATGTCATTGCTGCACTATTAGGCATTTTCTTAGCTGCGAATACGTCATTCTGGATTATTCCAGTAGGGATTGTGTGCATGGCAATTGGCTATTTATACACTGGTGGCCCTATGCCTATTTCTTGGACACCGTTTGGAGAACTTTTTTCTGGTTTGTTTATGGGGATGATTATCATCTTACTTGCCTTTTTCATTCAAACAGGTAATTTAAACAGTCTTGCTGTTTGGATAAGTATTCCTATTGTTATTACAATTGGTTTAATTAATATGGCAAACAACATTCGTGATCGTGTTAAAGATAAAGCTAGTGGCCGTAAAACATTACCTATTTTATTAGGTAAAAAAGCATCCATTACCTTTATGGCAGCGATGTACATCCTAGCATACGTTATCGTTATTTATATTGCTTTATTTGTATCAGGTGGATCTCTATTCTATTTACTAGTATTATTTTCTTTCCCAATGCCTGTTAAAGCGATTCGTCGCTTCAAGAAAAACGATACACCTGCCAGTATGATGCCTGCAATGGCAGCAACAGGTAAAACAAATACGATATTTGGTATTCTATATGCATTAGGAATTTATATAAGTGCTATATTAGGCGGTATTTAA
- a CDS encoding GNAT family N-acetyltransferase, whose translation MIRKARPSDNKQIAELCYIIWQDMELDLVKEFTKERVIQALEESIVNIDYRTNYNNIWVYEQDNQVAGCIIAYDGAKEMALEETWKELPLEEDMKMFDTPLPLKEAKDDEWYIETVATFSKFRGQGIATQLFEYLIKHYPDKKWSLSCDYDNPKARKLYERLGFEWVEDINLYGHDYLHMVYQPK comes from the coding sequence ATGATAAGGAAAGCACGACCAAGTGATAATAAACAAATTGCTGAATTATGTTATATTATTTGGCAAGATATGGAATTAGATTTAGTCAAAGAATTCACAAAAGAACGTGTCATTCAAGCACTTGAAGAAAGTATTGTTAATATTGATTATCGCACGAACTACAATAATATTTGGGTGTATGAGCAAGATAATCAAGTTGCAGGTTGTATTATTGCATACGATGGTGCTAAGGAAATGGCGTTAGAGGAAACATGGAAAGAATTGCCACTTGAGGAAGATATGAAGATGTTCGATACACCGTTACCACTTAAAGAAGCTAAAGATGATGAATGGTATATTGAAACAGTAGCAACATTTTCAAAGTTTAGAGGGCAAGGCATTGCTACACAATTATTTGAGTATCTTATAAAACATTATCCTGACAAAAAGTGGAGTTTGAGTTGTGATTATGATAATCCTAAAGCACGTAAATTGTACGAACGATTAGGATTTGAATGGGTAGAGGATATCAACTTATATGGACATGACTATTTACATATGGTTTATCAACCAAAATAA